A window of the Streptomyces albireticuli genome harbors these coding sequences:
- a CDS encoding FAD-binding oxidoreductase — MDITKSEQPAEHREISPPEAAAVAVEPVQSIAAPFRAVQVTPDDPRYPELVSGNDKRWVAAPQYVHVVGNSDQVLHAVDRAARAGQRVSVRGGGHSYAPFVYHPETEVIIDLSLMYDVYYCERRRAFAVEGGAKLGRIYEWLFKGWGVTLPGGVCPGVGIGGHASGGGYGLLSRKFGYVVDHLEAVEMVVVGRDRRARRITASRNPDDPNHDLWWAVTGGGGGNFGIVTRYWFRSPGRREANPSAQLPRPPKDVLLSVVPIPWSDLDRTGFTHLVRNFGTWHERNKAPDSPYTSLTGVVFLQHKASQSVNILTQIDAGIPHAEELLTDYLSAITQGTKAAVPPAQKLSWLDATELIGTSNPTLMTSPAMRSAVKSAYMRKGFTDAQIGTLYEQMTRDDYTNPHATLQLTGVAGGRINAVDPHATASAHRDSAFLALFENYWQDPREDDHHMGWLRDIYHTAFDSTGGYPVPNEQSDGCYINSPDTDIKDPRFNRSGVPWHALYYKDNYRRLQRAKARFDPTDFFRHAQSVELPHRS; from the coding sequence ATGGACATCACGAAGAGCGAGCAGCCGGCGGAGCACAGAGAGATTTCCCCGCCCGAGGCCGCCGCGGTCGCCGTCGAGCCCGTACAGAGCATCGCCGCGCCCTTCCGCGCGGTACAGGTCACGCCGGACGACCCCCGCTATCCCGAGCTCGTCAGCGGCAATGACAAACGGTGGGTCGCCGCACCCCAGTACGTTCACGTGGTCGGCAACTCCGACCAGGTCCTGCACGCCGTGGACCGGGCCGCCCGGGCCGGGCAGCGGGTCTCCGTGCGCGGCGGTGGCCACAGCTACGCGCCGTTCGTCTACCACCCGGAGACCGAGGTCATCATCGACCTGTCGCTGATGTACGACGTCTACTACTGCGAACGGCGCCGGGCCTTCGCCGTCGAGGGCGGCGCCAAACTGGGCCGGATCTACGAGTGGTTGTTCAAGGGGTGGGGGGTGACGCTGCCGGGCGGGGTGTGCCCCGGCGTCGGCATCGGTGGCCACGCCAGCGGCGGCGGATACGGGCTGCTGTCCCGCAAGTTCGGCTATGTGGTGGACCACTTGGAGGCGGTGGAGATGGTGGTCGTCGGCCGCGACCGCCGGGCCCGCCGGATCACCGCGTCCCGCAACCCCGACGACCCGAACCACGACCTGTGGTGGGCGGTCACCGGCGGCGGTGGCGGCAACTTCGGCATCGTCACGCGCTACTGGTTCCGCTCTCCGGGCAGGCGCGAGGCGAACCCGTCCGCGCAGCTCCCGCGCCCGCCCAAGGACGTGCTCCTGAGCGTCGTCCCGATCCCCTGGTCAGACCTGGACCGCACCGGCTTCACCCACCTGGTGCGCAACTTCGGCACCTGGCACGAGCGGAACAAGGCCCCGGACTCGCCGTACACCTCGCTGACCGGAGTGGTGTTCCTTCAGCACAAGGCGTCGCAGTCCGTCAACATCCTGACCCAGATCGACGCCGGGATCCCGCACGCCGAGGAGCTGCTGACCGATTACCTCTCGGCGATCACCCAGGGAACGAAGGCCGCCGTCCCGCCCGCGCAGAAGCTGTCCTGGCTGGACGCGACCGAGCTGATCGGCACCAGCAACCCCACGCTGATGACCAGCCCCGCCATGCGCAGCGCCGTGAAGTCCGCGTACATGCGCAAGGGCTTCACCGACGCCCAGATAGGCACGCTCTACGAGCAGATGACCCGGGACGACTACACCAACCCCCACGCCACGCTCCAGCTCACCGGAGTGGCGGGCGGCCGGATCAACGCCGTCGATCCGCACGCCACCGCGTCCGCGCACCGCGACTCGGCGTTCCTCGCCCTGTTCGAGAACTACTGGCAGGACCCGCGCGAGGACGATCACCACATGGGCTGGCTCCGCGACATCTACCACACCGCCTTCGACTCGACCGGCGGTTACCCGGTGCCCAACGAGCAGTCCGACGGCTGCTACATCAACTCGCCGGACACCGACATCAAGGACCCGAGGTTCAACCGGTCGGGGGTGCCCTGGCACGCCCTGTACTACAAGGACAACTACCGCAGGCTGCAACGGGCCAAGGCGCGGTTCGACCCCACGGACTTCTTCCGCCACGCGCAGTCCGTCGAGCTTCCGCACAGGTCCTGA
- a CDS encoding DUF6081 family protein yields the protein MSHGAAEKVIWDADFAGGFTTTGPDARWWHYAQRPYVGDDGHVTTSAQGLRVVSSGVNPATGEPAFVRSLGQDHANGAGLPGEIDHVKWLSYANERAAGGMPGFDAVRGQVLHFDTVFSGRTYGTAAHPFGEAVADPDSDLRLASVAAPVVDFESFIGVEFFLTNTKVYVFYERLPFGRERLGDYAAFLYAVPVADRTPEDVHHCRVSYDRAAGTVRYLLEGEEVFRVDRLGHRLAGDEHLVLEHGGEDTPAEPRQFAAGIGLFTVLDGALPGRADPSGLVRLTPRPGQYYSTRQGPPAPQAFVDPGSAETSRLFGQGAEVTVASCTVSVSEAAGG from the coding sequence GTGAGTCATGGCGCGGCAGAGAAGGTGATCTGGGACGCCGACTTCGCCGGCGGGTTCACCACGACGGGCCCGGACGCCCGCTGGTGGCACTACGCGCAGCGGCCCTACGTCGGCGACGACGGGCATGTGACGACCTCGGCACAGGGCCTGCGAGTGGTCTCCAGCGGCGTCAACCCGGCCACGGGGGAGCCCGCCTTCGTGCGCAGCCTGGGACAGGACCACGCCAACGGCGCCGGACTGCCCGGCGAGATAGACCACGTCAAATGGCTGTCCTACGCCAACGAGCGGGCCGCCGGAGGGATGCCCGGGTTCGACGCGGTCCGCGGGCAGGTGCTCCACTTCGACACGGTGTTCTCGGGGCGTACCTACGGCACGGCCGCCCACCCCTTCGGCGAGGCGGTCGCCGACCCGGACAGCGACCTGAGGCTGGCCTCGGTGGCGGCCCCCGTCGTGGACTTCGAGAGCTTCATCGGTGTCGAGTTCTTCCTCACCAATACCAAGGTGTACGTCTTCTACGAACGGCTGCCCTTCGGCCGCGAGCGGCTCGGTGACTACGCGGCGTTCCTCTACGCCGTCCCGGTCGCGGACCGCACGCCCGAGGACGTGCATCACTGCCGGGTCTCCTACGACCGCGCCGCCGGAACGGTGCGTTACCTCCTGGAGGGCGAGGAGGTCTTCCGGGTGGACCGGCTCGGACACCGCCTGGCCGGCGACGAGCACCTGGTGCTGGAGCACGGGGGCGAGGACACACCGGCCGAACCACGCCAGTTCGCCGCCGGAATCGGTTTGTTCACCGTTCTGGACGGAGCGCTGCCGGGCCGCGCGGACCCCTCCGGCCTGGTCCGCCTCACTCCCCGGCCCGGGCAGTACTACAGCACGCGGCAGGGGCCGCCGGCCCCGCAGGCCTTCGTGGACCCCGGCAGTGCGGAGACCAGCAGGCTCTTCGGGCAGGGGGCCGAGGTGACGGTGGCCTCCTGCACCGTCTCCGTGTCCGAGGCGGCCGGCGGCTGA
- a CDS encoding alpha/beta hydrolase, which yields MAYDYDPELAPWAARLAPVDYTDPVAARAAVRGIAGRQAPYRPLGAVEVSEAAAPGPDGAPPVPLRVYRPAARGARPGPGLLYLHWGGFVCGDLDALHPTCLRLADHTGAVVVAPAYRLAPEHPFPAGPEDAYAALCWTAGNAARLGVDRDRLGIGGESAGGGLAAAVALLARDRGGPPLRMQCLMWPELDDRLDTVSARAFTDTPKWDRASAQASWGHYLGPRHRPGADGVPPYAAPARAADLSGLPPAYVCACEYDPGRDEALAYAHRLIQAGVRTEIGYWPGTFHASVSVAGAAVSRRMLADQTDALVRGLGGTARDTPHADTEGGKRT from the coding sequence GTGGCCTACGACTACGACCCCGAGCTCGCTCCCTGGGCGGCGCGCCTCGCCCCGGTCGACTACACGGACCCGGTCGCCGCGCGGGCCGCGGTCCGGGGCATCGCCGGGCGCCAGGCGCCCTACCGGCCCCTCGGCGCCGTCGAGGTGTCCGAGGCCGCCGCCCCCGGCCCGGACGGCGCCCCACCGGTGCCGCTGCGCGTCTACCGGCCCGCCGCCCGGGGCGCGCGGCCCGGCCCCGGACTGCTGTACCTGCACTGGGGCGGCTTCGTCTGCGGCGACCTGGACGCCCTGCACCCCACGTGTCTGCGCCTGGCGGACCACACCGGCGCCGTCGTGGTCGCACCGGCCTACCGCCTCGCTCCCGAGCACCCCTTTCCCGCCGGCCCGGAGGACGCCTACGCCGCCCTGTGCTGGACGGCGGGGAACGCGGCTCGGCTCGGCGTGGACCGGGACCGGCTCGGGATCGGTGGCGAGAGCGCCGGGGGAGGACTGGCCGCCGCGGTCGCCTTGCTGGCCCGCGACCGCGGCGGGCCGCCCCTGCGCATGCAGTGCCTGATGTGGCCGGAGCTCGACGACCGCCTCGACACGGTCTCGGCCCGCGCTTTCACCGACACACCGAAATGGGACCGAGCCTCCGCACAGGCGAGCTGGGGCCACTACCTGGGGCCGCGCCACCGGCCCGGCGCCGACGGGGTGCCTCCGTACGCCGCACCCGCGCGAGCGGCGGACCTGTCCGGACTGCCGCCCGCGTATGTGTGCGCCTGCGAGTACGACCCAGGGCGCGACGAGGCCCTCGCCTACGCCCACCGGCTCATCCAGGCGGGGGTACGCACCGAGATCGGCTACTGGCCGGGGACGTTCCACGCCTCGGTCTCGGTCGCCGGCGCGGCCGTGAGCCGGAGGATGCTCGCGGACCAGACCGACGCGCTCGTCCGCGGTCTGGGCGGCACGGCGCGGGACACACCGCACGCCGACACCGAGGGAGGGAAGCGCACGTGA
- a CDS encoding NADP-dependent oxidoreductase — protein sequence MKALIASSYGPVDQLTVTDVTKPVPAAGQVLIKVRAASLNALDIRLTTGAFREQMPVEHPFHLGLDAAGTVEVVGEGVSRFTAGDEVVAFTYPFFGTVAEYALAGEGPNLVHRPKSLSPEAAAALPQAAMTAAAAHDAAQLKSGQSALVIGASGGVGSFLVQLAHRSGAQVLATGKPEDEAYLRRLGAVETIDYTGKDVVEEARRLRPDGVDVVIDLINAGPGLAATAAAARNAGLLVSTLGGAPGFERGVTVAYVGVDQGVGQLEDLVRRAAEGQLDVQVETFPFSRAVEAAQRFAGSHSRGKLVITF from the coding sequence ATGAAGGCTCTGATCGCTTCCTCCTACGGCCCGGTCGACCAGCTGACCGTCACCGACGTGACCAAGCCGGTACCCGCGGCCGGGCAGGTGCTGATCAAGGTGCGGGCCGCGAGCCTGAACGCCCTCGACATCCGCCTCACGACGGGCGCGTTCCGCGAGCAGATGCCCGTGGAGCACCCCTTCCACCTCGGGCTCGACGCCGCGGGAACGGTGGAGGTCGTGGGCGAGGGCGTGTCCCGCTTCACGGCGGGCGACGAGGTCGTGGCCTTCACCTACCCGTTCTTCGGCACCGTCGCCGAATACGCGCTGGCCGGCGAAGGCCCGAACCTGGTGCACCGTCCGAAGTCCCTGTCGCCGGAGGCCGCCGCCGCCCTCCCGCAGGCGGCCATGACCGCCGCCGCCGCGCACGACGCGGCCCAGCTCAAGTCCGGCCAGAGCGCGCTGGTGATCGGCGCGTCCGGCGGTGTCGGGTCCTTCCTGGTGCAGCTCGCCCACCGGTCCGGAGCCCAGGTGCTGGCCACCGGCAAGCCCGAGGACGAGGCGTACCTGCGCCGCCTGGGGGCCGTCGAGACGATCGACTACACCGGCAAGGACGTCGTCGAGGAAGCACGCCGCCTGCGCCCCGACGGCGTGGACGTGGTGATCGACCTGATCAACGCGGGGCCGGGACTCGCCGCCACCGCGGCCGCGGCCAGGAACGCTGGCCTCCTGGTCTCCACGCTGGGCGGCGCGCCGGGGTTCGAGCGCGGGGTCACGGTGGCCTACGTGGGGGTGGACCAGGGCGTCGGGCAGCTCGAGGACCTCGTCCGGCGCGCCGCCGAGGGGCAGCTGGACGTGCAGGTCGAGACCTTCCCGTTCTCCCGGGCCGTCGAGGCGGCGCAGCGGTTCGCCGGCTCCCACTCCCGCGGCAAGCTCGTCATCACCTTCTGA
- a CDS encoding lipocalin-like domain-containing protein, with the protein MNRHDTEPPAPAAAELAGTWRLVSYVDVDEAGNVSEGPLGPAPEGLLIYHEQGHMAVSMMRTGAPAAAGPGERAGGAPPARQHETFMGYAGRWRLADERTVVHHVAVSAHGHQVGQELVRELERDGDRIVLHGTAVIGGRPQRRRLRWERVRG; encoded by the coding sequence GTGAACCGACACGACACCGAGCCGCCCGCCCCGGCAGCGGCCGAGCTGGCCGGGACCTGGCGCCTCGTCTCGTACGTCGATGTGGACGAGGCGGGCAACGTCAGCGAGGGGCCGCTCGGCCCCGCCCCCGAGGGGCTCCTCATCTACCACGAGCAGGGGCACATGGCGGTCAGCATGATGCGCACCGGTGCCCCCGCGGCCGCCGGGCCGGGGGAGCGGGCGGGGGGAGCGCCCCCGGCCCGGCAACACGAGACGTTCATGGGGTACGCGGGGCGGTGGCGCCTCGCCGACGAGCGCACCGTGGTGCACCACGTCGCCGTCAGCGCCCACGGCCACCAAGTGGGCCAGGAACTCGTCCGCGAGCTGGAGCGGGACGGCGACCGGATCGTCCTGCACGGCACGGCGGTGATCGGCGGGCGGCCGCAGCGGCGGCGGCTCCGCTGGGAACGGGTGCGCGGGTGA
- a CDS encoding DUF6081 family protein, translating to MADHPDEQRSHRATAPAGEHPHQREVLWNTDFGEGFATSGPGARWYHSATGPYVGDDGVVTTGAHGLRVDSSGVGENGTPAFVRTLAQERENGHGLPGLLDHVKWLAYIQHQSSAGLPGFDAPPEGELVFEVQVSGRTYGTEGHPFGESVTDPEDDLRLASTAVNAFDPETLLVVDFFLTNSRIYAFYERLPFARRQLGDYASFSYAIPVARRSPDQQHHLALHYDRSAGRVRWVADGEEVFRVERLGRRLASSRHLVLDHGGDETHIAPRQLNGGMGMFSLLDGARPGQAGAALVRLSGTEDFYFAPAEGQPRPQTFLDDKSARASRLFGQGASLSVARYTVWRGHGR from the coding sequence ATGGCAGACCACCCCGACGAGCAGCGATCACACCGAGCCACGGCGCCGGCGGGCGAACACCCGCACCAGCGCGAGGTGCTGTGGAACACCGACTTCGGCGAGGGCTTCGCCACCAGTGGGCCCGGCGCGCGCTGGTACCACTCCGCGACCGGTCCCTACGTCGGGGACGACGGAGTGGTCACCACCGGTGCGCACGGCCTGCGGGTCGACTCCAGCGGCGTCGGCGAGAATGGCACGCCCGCGTTCGTCCGCACCCTCGCCCAGGAGCGGGAGAACGGCCACGGGCTGCCCGGCCTGCTCGACCACGTCAAATGGCTCGCCTACATCCAGCACCAGTCCTCCGCGGGGCTCCCCGGCTTCGACGCGCCACCCGAAGGGGAGCTGGTGTTCGAGGTCCAGGTGTCCGGCCGTACCTACGGCACGGAGGGGCATCCCTTCGGCGAATCCGTCACCGACCCCGAGGACGACCTGCGCCTCGCGTCGACCGCGGTCAACGCCTTCGACCCGGAGACGCTCCTGGTCGTCGACTTCTTCCTGACCAACTCCCGGATCTACGCCTTCTACGAGCGGCTGCCGTTCGCCCGCCGGCAGCTGGGTGACTACGCCTCGTTCTCCTACGCGATCCCCGTCGCCCGGCGCTCGCCCGATCAGCAGCACCACCTCGCCCTGCACTACGACCGCTCCGCGGGCCGGGTGCGCTGGGTGGCCGACGGCGAGGAGGTCTTCCGGGTGGAACGGCTCGGCCGCCGCCTCGCCTCCTCGCGGCACCTCGTCCTGGATCACGGGGGCGACGAGACGCACATCGCGCCGCGCCAGCTCAACGGCGGCATGGGCATGTTCAGCCTCCTCGACGGCGCGCGTCCCGGACAGGCCGGAGCCGCTCTGGTGCGGCTGTCCGGCACGGAGGACTTCTACTTCGCCCCGGCTGAGGGACAGCCGCGGCCGCAGACGTTCCTGGACGACAAGAGCGCGCGGGCCAGCCGGCTCTTCGGCCAGGGCGCGAGCCTCTCCGTGGCCCGCTACACCGTCTGGAGGGGGCACGGCAGGTGA
- the wrbA gene encoding NAD(P)H:quinone oxidoreductase has translation MSLNVAVIYYSATGNVHQIAQAVAEGAGKGGAEVRLRRVAELAPGSAIDANPAWRAHIDATTDVELATLDDLTWAHGVAFGTPTRFGNVSAQLKQFLDTTGGLWASGALADKTATGFTSAANHHGGNESTLLALYNTMHHWGAITVPPGYTDASVYPAGGNPYGTSHASQGGGPSPEVLAAARFQGLRLARITARIVGDGRN, from the coding sequence ATGAGCCTGAATGTCGCCGTCATCTACTACTCCGCGACCGGGAACGTGCACCAGATCGCCCAGGCGGTCGCCGAGGGAGCGGGCAAGGGCGGGGCGGAGGTGCGCCTGCGCCGGGTCGCCGAACTCGCCCCGGGCAGCGCGATCGACGCCAACCCCGCGTGGCGGGCGCACATCGACGCCACCACCGACGTCGAGCTCGCCACGCTCGACGACCTGACCTGGGCCCACGGCGTCGCCTTCGGCACCCCGACGCGGTTCGGGAACGTCTCCGCGCAGCTCAAGCAATTCCTGGACACCACCGGCGGACTGTGGGCCTCCGGTGCGCTCGCGGACAAGACGGCGACCGGCTTCACCAGCGCCGCCAACCACCACGGCGGCAACGAGTCCACGCTGCTCGCCCTGTACAACACCATGCACCACTGGGGCGCGATCACCGTCCCGCCCGGCTACACCGACGCCAGTGTCTACCCCGCGGGCGGCAACCCCTACGGCACCTCGCACGCCTCGCAAGGCGGCGGCCCCTCACCGGAGGTGCTCGCCGCGGCCCGTTTCCAGGGCCTGCGCCTGGCCCGGATCACCGCCCGGATCGTCGGCGACGGCCGGAACTGA
- a CDS encoding TetR/AcrR family transcriptional regulator, translated as MDSRRPAPTPSSVAPELLTSLPLAGKTAPERADAARNRRRILDAAARIVARHGVQGLTVDLVAGEAGIGVGTLYRRFGDRAGLVFALLDEHERGFQRDFMTGPPPLGPGAEPGARIRAFLHALADRGTAQFELILAAEASAPGARYRSGPYAVHHTHLVTLLTQVTPPGTDVRFLADALLAPVSALLMDHQRQARGTTAQDVKAGLDDLLRWSLG; from the coding sequence GTGGACAGCCGCCGCCCGGCCCCGACGCCGTCGTCCGTCGCGCCGGAGCTGCTGACGTCGCTGCCACTGGCCGGAAAGACCGCTCCCGAGCGCGCCGACGCCGCCCGCAACCGCCGCAGGATCCTCGACGCCGCGGCCCGCATCGTGGCCCGGCACGGCGTGCAGGGGCTCACCGTCGACCTGGTCGCGGGCGAGGCCGGAATCGGCGTGGGCACCCTCTACCGCCGCTTCGGCGACCGTGCGGGGCTGGTCTTCGCCCTCCTCGACGAGCACGAGCGCGGTTTCCAGCGGGATTTCATGACGGGGCCGCCCCCGCTGGGGCCGGGTGCCGAACCCGGCGCGCGCATCCGGGCGTTCCTGCACGCCCTCGCCGACCGGGGCACCGCGCAGTTCGAGCTGATCCTCGCGGCCGAGGCCAGCGCTCCAGGGGCCCGCTACCGCAGCGGCCCGTACGCGGTCCACCACACGCATCTGGTCACGCTGCTCACACAGGTGACGCCACCGGGGACCGACGTGCGCTTCCTCGCCGACGCGCTCCTCGCCCCGGTCTCCGCCCTCTTGATGGACCATCAGCGGCAGGCGCGCGGGACGACCGCCCAGGACGTCAAGGCCGGTCTCGACGACCTCCTGCGCTGGTCGCTGGGGTGA
- a CDS encoding acyl-CoA dehydrogenase family protein, whose translation MLDQSPPRIATTAPSATGTEAAPAAAGVAALAAERATAAESARRLDPEVAQALVDAGFPRHFVPVECGGNAGTFRELTPAVAEIGRNCAATAWCASLMANLSRMAAFLPADGFREVWAGGPDTVVVGSLVPAGRARKVPGGWRVSGQWPYISAVDFSDWTLVCADVPGAERPAAKVFAVPRGQFSVTDTWFNIGMRATGSNTVTVEDVLVPDSRCFDRQDLFTGRAVDSTAPCHSVPLEAVNGLSFATPVLGAARGALAVWSAYLTEKIRSAASRPGAPQIDRTSVHAALARCAADIDAAAILLERASLIGDKGAAATRLEVTRNLRDCSYAVDLLVTSVNRLFHAAGTSGQAEAGPLQRLWRDVNSAASHIALRFQPAADSYAAQCLEI comes from the coding sequence ATGCTGGACCAATCCCCGCCCCGCATCGCCACCACCGCGCCGTCCGCGACCGGGACCGAGGCGGCTCCGGCGGCCGCCGGCGTCGCCGCCCTCGCCGCCGAGCGCGCGACCGCGGCGGAATCCGCACGCAGGCTCGACCCGGAGGTGGCCCAGGCCCTCGTCGACGCCGGATTCCCCCGGCACTTCGTGCCCGTCGAATGCGGCGGGAACGCCGGCACGTTCCGGGAACTGACCCCGGCGGTGGCCGAGATCGGCCGGAACTGCGCGGCCACCGCCTGGTGCGCCTCGCTGATGGCCAACCTCTCGCGGATGGCCGCGTTCCTGCCCGCGGACGGCTTCCGCGAGGTGTGGGCGGGCGGCCCGGACACCGTGGTGGTCGGGTCCCTGGTGCCGGCAGGCCGGGCCCGTAAGGTGCCGGGCGGCTGGCGGGTGAGCGGCCAGTGGCCCTACATCAGCGCGGTGGACTTCTCCGACTGGACGCTGGTGTGCGCCGACGTCCCCGGCGCGGAGCGGCCCGCGGCCAAGGTGTTCGCCGTGCCCAGGGGGCAGTTCTCCGTCACCGACACCTGGTTCAACATCGGCATGCGGGCCACCGGCAGCAACACCGTCACGGTCGAGGACGTCCTCGTCCCCGACTCCCGGTGCTTCGACCGCCAGGACCTGTTCACCGGACGCGCCGTGGACTCGACCGCGCCCTGCCACTCGGTGCCGCTGGAGGCGGTCAACGGCCTCTCCTTCGCGACCCCGGTGCTCGGCGCCGCGCGCGGGGCGCTCGCAGTCTGGTCGGCGTACCTCACCGAGAAGATCAGGTCAGCCGCGTCACGCCCCGGCGCCCCGCAGATCGACCGGACCTCGGTGCACGCCGCACTGGCCCGCTGCGCGGCCGACATCGACGCCGCGGCAATCCTTCTCGAACGTGCCTCGCTGATCGGCGACAAGGGAGCGGCGGCCACCCGCCTCGAAGTGACGCGCAATCTGCGCGACTGCTCCTACGCCGTCGACCTCCTCGTCACGTCGGTGAACCGGCTCTTCCACGCGGCGGGCACCTCGGGGCAGGCCGAGGCCGGCCCGCTGCAACGGCTGTGGCGGGACGTCAACTCCGCCGCCAGCCACATCGCGCTCCGGTTCCAGCCCGCGGCCGACTCCTACGCGGCCCAGTGCCTGGAGATCTGA
- a CDS encoding AfsR/SARP family transcriptional regulator, producing the protein MKFNLLGALEMVTDDGRSLELNTSKTGQVIALLLVRCRETVSSDTLLEELWGQRLPRSARTTLQTYVYHARQMFDRELPGRAGHEVLVTRPPGYAILADEELVDSKRFERLVREGKGLLDAGRPEDAMARLDEALAMWRGPAFSGMALGRVLSAHLTHLCEVRIRAINLRIEVLRRLGFYQELVPELSSLVAFHPLNEHFHAQLIEALYKTGRRADALRAYQQLRTVLDQELGVEPAPEIRRLQYEVLNHGRYDEERPTRGVAPRDRFEASWGFRAKAG; encoded by the coding sequence GTGAAGTTCAACTTGCTCGGTGCTCTGGAGATGGTGACCGACGACGGGCGGTCCCTGGAGCTGAACACCTCGAAGACGGGACAGGTGATCGCGCTGCTTCTTGTGCGGTGCCGGGAGACGGTCAGCTCCGACACGCTGCTCGAAGAGCTGTGGGGGCAGCGATTACCGCGCAGCGCCCGGACCACGCTTCAGACGTACGTGTACCACGCGCGGCAGATGTTCGACCGGGAACTGCCCGGGCGGGCCGGGCACGAGGTGCTCGTGACCCGACCGCCCGGGTACGCGATCCTGGCCGACGAGGAGCTCGTCGACAGCAAGCGCTTCGAGCGCCTCGTCAGGGAAGGCAAGGGACTCCTGGACGCGGGCCGTCCCGAGGACGCGATGGCGCGGCTGGACGAGGCCCTGGCGATGTGGCGTGGCCCCGCCTTCTCCGGGATGGCCTTGGGCAGAGTGCTCAGCGCACATCTGACGCACCTGTGCGAGGTGCGCATACGGGCGATCAACCTGCGCATCGAAGTGCTGCGCCGGCTCGGCTTCTACCAGGAGCTGGTGCCCGAGCTCAGCTCGCTGGTCGCGTTCCACCCGCTCAACGAGCACTTCCACGCCCAGTTGATCGAGGCCCTGTACAAGACCGGGCGGCGGGCCGACGCCCTTCGGGCGTACCAGCAGCTGCGCACCGTCCTGGACCAGGAACTCGGCGTCGAACCGGCACCGGAGATCCGGCGGTTGCAGTACGAGGTGTTGAACCACGGTCGGTACGACGAGGAACGGCCCACGCGCGGCGTCGCTCCGCGCGACCGCTTCGAGGCGTCCTGGGGCTTTCGCGCCAAGGCCGGCTAG
- a CDS encoding DUF5134 domain-containing protein yields the protein MQGPPLVGWLLVALCAATGAYCLARIRTDAGPAGGRATGGDALMGLGMAAMAVPTAVLDTRPWGAPLFAVVFGAAGLRSLVVAARGRTEPNHLHHAVGAFAMVYMALAMAGAPMAGHSGHVAGHEPAGTPLLTGLLLVYFAVYVVRTVAVLVPVVAATSGEVTWPGRPNLTNACRLSMGIGMLAMLLTM from the coding sequence GTGCAAGGACCGCCGCTGGTCGGCTGGTTGCTGGTGGCGCTGTGCGCCGCGACGGGCGCGTACTGCCTGGCCCGGATACGGACGGACGCGGGGCCGGCCGGCGGCCGGGCCACCGGTGGGGACGCCCTGATGGGTCTCGGCATGGCCGCGATGGCCGTGCCGACGGCCGTGCTGGACACCCGCCCGTGGGGCGCGCCGCTGTTCGCGGTCGTCTTCGGCGCGGCCGGGCTGCGGTCGCTGGTGGTGGCGGCGCGGGGACGCACCGAGCCGAATCACCTGCACCACGCGGTGGGCGCGTTCGCGATGGTCTATATGGCGCTGGCGATGGCGGGCGCCCCCATGGCCGGGCACTCGGGGCACGTGGCGGGTCACGAACCGGCCGGGACGCCGCTGCTGACGGGGCTGCTGCTGGTGTACTTCGCGGTGTACGTGGTCCGCACGGTGGCGGTGCTGGTGCCGGTGGTGGCCGCGACGTCCGGTGAGGTGACGTGGCCGGGCCGGCCGAATCTCACCAACGCCTGCCGGCTGTCCATGGGCATCGGGATGCTGGCGATGCTGCTGACGATGTGA